One genomic segment of Pseudomonas fortuita includes these proteins:
- the ttgB gene encoding multidrug efflux RND transporter permease subunit TtgB: MSKFFIDRPIFAWVIALVIMLVGALSILKLPINQYPSIAPPAIAIAVTYPGASAQTVQDTVVQVIEQQLNGIDNLRYVSSESNSDGSMTITATFEQGTNPDTAQVQVQNKLNLATPLLPQEVQQQGIRVTKAVKNFLLVIGLVSEDGSMTKDDLANYIVSNMQDPISRTAGVGDFQVFGAQYAMRIWLDPAKLNKFQLTPVDVKTAVAAQNVQVSSGQLGGLPALPGTQLNATIIGKTRLQTAEQFEKILLKVNKDGSQVRLGDVAQVGLGGENYAVSAQFNGKPASGLAVKLATGANALDTAKALRETIKGLEPFFPPGVKAVFPYDTTPVVTESISGVIHTLIEAVVLVFLVMYLFLQNFRATIITTMTVPVVLLGTFGILAAAGFSINTLTMFAMVLAIGLLVDDAIVVVENVERVMSEEGLPPKEATKRSMEQIQGALVGIALVLSAVLLPMAFFGGSTGVIYRQFSITIVSAMGLSVLVALIFTPALCATMLKPLKKGEHHTAKGGFFGWFNRNFDRSVNGYERSVGTILRNKIPFLLGYALIVVGMIWLFTRIPTAFLPEEDQGVLFAQVQTPAGSSAERTQVVVDQMREYLLKEEADTVASVFTVNGFNFAGRGQSSGMAFIMLKPWGERSKENSVFALAERAQQHFFTFRDAMVFAFAPPAVLELGNATGFDVFLQDRGGVGHAKLMEARNQFLAKAAQSKILSAVRPNGLNDEPQYQLTIDDERASALGVTIADINNTLSIALGASYVNDFIDRGRVKKVYIQGEPNARMSPEDLQKWYVRNGAGEMVPFSSFAKGEWTYGSPKLSRYNGVEAMEILGAPAPGYSTGDAMAEVERIAGELPDGIGFSWTGMSYEEKLSGSQMPALFALSVLFVFLCLAALYESWSIPIAVVLVVPLGIIGALIATSLRGLSNDTYFLVGLLTTIGLAAKNAILIVEFAKELHEQGRSLYDAAIEACRMRLRPIIMTSLAFILGVVPLTIASGAGAGSQHAIGTGVIGGMISATVLAIFWVPLFFVAVSSLFGSKEPEKDATPETPRYEAGQ; encoded by the coding sequence CCTCGGCGCAGACCGTGCAGGACACCGTGGTACAGGTGATCGAGCAGCAGCTCAACGGTATCGACAACCTGCGTTATGTATCGTCGGAAAGCAACTCCGACGGCAGCATGACCATTACCGCTACCTTCGAGCAAGGCACCAACCCTGACACCGCGCAGGTCCAGGTACAGAACAAGCTGAACCTGGCCACACCACTGCTGCCGCAGGAAGTGCAACAGCAAGGTATCCGTGTCACCAAGGCAGTGAAAAACTTCCTGCTGGTGATCGGCCTGGTGTCCGAAGACGGCAGCATGACCAAGGACGACTTGGCCAACTACATCGTCTCAAACATGCAGGACCCGATCTCGCGTACTGCGGGTGTGGGTGACTTCCAGGTGTTCGGTGCGCAGTACGCCATGCGTATCTGGCTCGATCCGGCCAAGCTGAACAAGTTCCAGCTCACTCCGGTCGACGTCAAGACCGCCGTGGCGGCGCAAAACGTGCAGGTGTCGTCCGGCCAGCTCGGTGGCCTGCCAGCCCTGCCTGGTACCCAGCTGAACGCCACCATCATCGGCAAGACCCGCCTGCAGACCGCCGAGCAGTTCGAGAAGATCCTGCTCAAGGTCAACAAGGACGGCTCCCAGGTACGGCTGGGTGACGTCGCGCAAGTGGGCCTGGGCGGTGAAAACTACGCGGTCAGCGCCCAGTTCAACGGCAAGCCGGCTTCCGGCCTGGCCGTAAAACTGGCAACCGGCGCCAACGCCCTGGACACCGCCAAGGCACTGCGCGAAACCATCAAAGGCCTGGAACCTTTCTTCCCGCCTGGCGTGAAAGCGGTATTCCCTTATGACACCACCCCGGTGGTCACCGAATCCATCAGCGGTGTGATCCACACCTTGATCGAAGCCGTGGTCCTGGTGTTCCTGGTAATGTACCTGTTCCTGCAGAACTTCCGCGCCACCATCATCACCACCATGACCGTACCGGTGGTGTTGTTGGGCACGTTCGGCATCCTTGCCGCCGCCGGCTTCAGCATCAACACCCTGACCATGTTCGCCATGGTCCTGGCCATCGGCTTGCTGGTGGACGACGCCATCGTCGTGGTGGAGAACGTCGAACGGGTCATGTCCGAAGAAGGGTTACCGCCCAAGGAGGCGACCAAACGTTCGATGGAACAGATCCAGGGCGCCCTGGTGGGTATCGCCCTGGTACTGTCGGCGGTACTGCTGCCCATGGCGTTCTTCGGTGGTTCCACAGGCGTGATCTACCGGCAGTTCTCCATCACCATCGTGTCGGCCATGGGCCTCTCGGTGCTGGTAGCGCTTATCTTTACCCCGGCACTGTGCGCCACCATGCTCAAGCCGCTGAAGAAAGGTGAGCACCACACCGCCAAAGGCGGGTTCTTTGGCTGGTTCAACCGCAACTTCGACCGCAGCGTAAACGGCTACGAGCGCAGCGTGGGCACTATCCTGCGCAACAAAATACCGTTCCTGCTCGGCTACGCGCTGATCGTGGTCGGCATGATCTGGCTGTTCACGCGCATTCCAACGGCGTTCCTGCCCGAGGAGGACCAGGGCGTACTGTTTGCCCAGGTTCAGACACCGGCCGGCTCCAGTGCCGAACGCACGCAGGTTGTGGTTGACCAGATGCGTGAGTACCTGTTGAAGGAAGAGGCCGACACCGTGGCATCGGTGTTCACCGTCAACGGCTTCAACTTCGCCGGCCGCGGCCAGAGCTCGGGCATGGCGTTCATCATGCTCAAGCCGTGGGGCGAACGCTCCAAGGAGAACAGTGTGTTCGCCCTGGCCGAGCGTGCCCAGCAGCATTTCTTCACCTTCCGCGACGCGATGGTGTTCGCCTTCGCGCCGCCTGCGGTGCTCGAACTGGGTAACGCTACCGGCTTCGACGTGTTCCTGCAGGACCGCGGCGGTGTCGGCCATGCCAAACTCATGGAAGCGCGCAACCAGTTCCTGGCAAAGGCCGCACAAAGCAAGATCCTCAGCGCCGTGCGCCCGAACGGCCTGAACGATGAGCCGCAGTACCAGCTGACTATCGATGACGAACGTGCAAGCGCCTTGGGCGTGACCATTGCCGACATCAACAACACCCTGTCGATTGCCTTGGGTGCCAGCTACGTCAACGACTTCATCGACCGTGGCCGGGTCAAGAAGGTGTACATCCAGGGCGAACCAAACGCGCGGATGAGCCCGGAAGACCTGCAGAAGTGGTACGTGCGCAACGGTGCAGGCGAAATGGTCCCGTTCTCCTCCTTCGCCAAGGGCGAGTGGACATACGGTTCGCCCAAGCTGTCCCGTTACAACGGCGTCGAGGCGATGGAAATCCTGGGTGCTCCGGCCCCAGGCTACAGTACCGGTGATGCCATGGCCGAAGTGGAACGCATCGCGGGCGAGTTGCCGGACGGTATCGGCTTCTCCTGGACCGGCATGTCTTACGAGGAAAAACTCTCCGGCTCGCAGATGCCGGCACTGTTCGCCCTCTCTGTACTGTTCGTGTTCCTGTGCCTGGCTGCACTGTATGAAAGCTGGTCGATCCCGATTGCCGTCGTGCTGGTCGTACCGCTGGGTATCATCGGTGCACTGATCGCCACCAGCCTGCGCGGGCTGTCCAACGACACGTACTTCCTGGTTGGCCTGTTGACCACCATCGGTCTGGCGGCGAAAAACGCCATTCTGATCGTCGAGTTCGCCAAGGAACTGCACGAGCAAGGCCGCAGCCTGTATGACGCAGCAATCGAGGCGTGCCGCATGCGTCTGCGCCCGATCATCATGACCTCGCTGGCGTTCATCCTCGGCGTGGTACCGTTGACCATCGCCAGCGGCGCCGGCGCCGGCAGCCAGCACGCCATTGGTACTGGCGTGATCGGCGGCATGATCAGTGCGACCGTGCTGGCTATCTTCTGGGTACCACTGTTCTTCGTCGCAGTGTCGTCGCTGTTCGGCAGCAAAGAGCCGGAAAAAGACGCCACCCCTGAAACTCCACGTTATGAGGCTGGGCAATGA
- a CDS encoding AdeC/AdeK/OprM family multidrug efflux complex outer membrane factor: MTKSLLSLAVTAFILGGCSLIPDYQTPEAPVAAQWPQGPAYSPTQSADVAAAEQGWRQFFHDPALQQLIQTSLVNNRDLRVAALNIDAYRAQYRIQRADLFPAVSATGSGSRQRVPANMSQTGESGITSQYSATVGVSAYELDLFGRVRSLTEQALETYLSSEQARRSTQIALVASVANAYYTWQADQALFKLTEETLKTYEESYNLTRRSNEVGVASALDLSQARTAVEGARVKYSQYQRLVAQDVNSLTVLLGTGIPADLAKPLELNADQLAEVPAGLPSDILQRRPDIQEAEHLLKAANANIGAARAAFFPSISLTANAGSLSPDMGHLFAGGQGTWLFHPQINLPIFNAGSLKASLDYSKIQKDINVAKYEKTIQTAFQEVSDGLAARKTFEEQLQAQRDLVQANQDYYRLAERRYRIGIDSNLTFLDAQRNLFSAQQSLITDRLSQLTSEVNLYKALGGGWYEQTGQANQQASVETPKG; the protein is encoded by the coding sequence ATGACCAAGTCTTTGTTGTCCCTGGCAGTAACCGCTTTCATCCTTGGCGGCTGCTCGCTGATCCCTGACTACCAGACCCCGGAAGCGCCGGTGGCAGCGCAGTGGCCGCAAGGCCCTGCGTACTCGCCGACGCAATCGGCGGACGTTGCTGCCGCCGAACAGGGCTGGCGCCAGTTCTTCCACGACCCGGCGCTGCAACAGCTGATCCAGACTTCGCTGGTCAACAACCGCGACCTGCGCGTCGCGGCGCTGAATATCGACGCCTATCGTGCGCAGTACCGCATTCAGCGTGCCGACCTGTTCCCCGCGGTTTCGGCCACTGGTAGCGGCAGCCGCCAGCGGGTCCCGGCAAACATGTCGCAAACCGGCGAATCCGGCATCACCAGCCAGTACTCGGCCACGGTGGGCGTGAGCGCTTATGAGCTGGACCTGTTCGGCCGTGTGCGCAGCCTGACCGAGCAGGCGCTGGAAACCTACCTGTCCAGCGAGCAGGCGCGTCGCTCCACGCAAATCGCCCTCGTAGCCAGCGTGGCCAACGCCTACTACACCTGGCAGGCCGATCAGGCCCTGTTCAAGCTGACCGAAGAAACGCTGAAGACCTACGAGGAAAGCTACAACCTCACCCGCCGCAGCAATGAAGTCGGCGTGGCTTCGGCACTCGACCTCAGCCAGGCGCGCACCGCCGTGGAAGGCGCCCGGGTCAAGTACTCGCAGTACCAGCGCCTGGTCGCCCAGGACGTCAACAGCCTGACCGTACTGCTGGGTACCGGCATTCCTGCCGACCTGGCCAAGCCCCTGGAGCTCAATGCCGACCAGCTGGCCGAAGTACCGGCCGGCCTGCCGTCAGACATTCTCCAGCGTCGCCCGGACATCCAGGAAGCCGAGCACCTGCTCAAGGCCGCCAATGCCAACATTGGTGCCGCCCGTGCAGCGTTCTTCCCCAGCATCAGCCTCACCGCCAACGCGGGCAGCCTGAGCCCCGACATGGGGCACCTGTTCGCGGGTGGCCAAGGCACCTGGCTGTTCCACCCGCAGATCAATCTGCCGATCTTCAACGCCGGCAGCCTGAAGGCCAGCCTGGATTACTCGAAGATCCAGAAGGACATCAACGTCGCCAAATACGAAAAAACCATCCAGACCGCCTTCCAGGAAGTCTCCGATGGCCTGGCCGCGCGCAAGACCTTCGAAGAGCAGCTGCAGGCACAGCGCGACCTGGTGCAGGCGAACCAGGACTACTACCGCCTGGCCGAACGCCGCTACCGCATCGGGATCGACAGTAACCTGACCTTCCTCGACGCCCAGCGCAACCTGTTCAGCGCCCAGCAGTCGCTGATTACCGACCGCCTGTCGCAGCTGACCAGCGAGGTCAACCTGTACAAGGCGCTCGGCGGTGGCTGGTACGAGCAGACCGGCCAGGCCAACCAGCAGGCATCGGTGGAAACACCGAAAGGCTGA
- a CDS encoding OprD family porin, producing the protein MSTLQPARQLLPGLLAMSCALPVFAANEGGFMEDAKATLNLRNFYINRNFVDPAHPQGKAEEWTQSFILDARSGFTQGTVGFGVDVLGLYSVKLDGGKGTTNTQLLPVHDDGRPADDFGRLGVALKAKLSETELKVGEWMPVLPILRSDDGRSLPQTFRGGQLTSKEIAGLTLYAGQFRGNSPRNDASMEDMSMNGKGAFTSDRFNFGGGEYTFNDKRTMIGLWDAQLKDIYHQQYLNLTHSQPLGDWTLGANLGYFIGKEDGAERAGKLDNRTASAMLSARYQGHTFYVGLQKVSGDDAWMRVNGTSGGTLANDSYNSSFDNAKERSWQLRHDFNFATVGVPGLTLMNRYIKGENVTVGSVDDGKEWARETELAYVVQSGSFKDLSVKWRNSTMRRDFSTNAFDENRLIVSYPLNLL; encoded by the coding sequence ATGAGCACTTTGCAACCCGCACGCCAGCTGCTGCCCGGCCTGTTGGCCATGTCCTGCGCCCTCCCCGTGTTCGCCGCCAACGAAGGTGGTTTCATGGAGGACGCCAAGGCCACCCTCAACCTGCGCAACTTCTACATCAACCGCAACTTCGTCGACCCGGCCCACCCGCAGGGCAAGGCCGAAGAATGGACGCAAAGCTTCATTCTCGACGCCCGCTCCGGCTTCACCCAAGGCACCGTCGGGTTCGGGGTGGACGTGCTGGGCCTGTACTCGGTGAAGCTCGACGGCGGCAAAGGCACCACCAACACTCAACTGCTGCCCGTGCATGACGACGGCCGCCCGGCCGATGACTTTGGCCGCCTGGGTGTGGCACTGAAAGCCAAGCTGTCCGAAACCGAGCTGAAAGTCGGTGAATGGATGCCGGTGTTACCCATCCTGCGCTCGGACGATGGCCGCTCGCTGCCGCAGACCTTCCGCGGTGGCCAGCTGACCTCCAAGGAAATAGCCGGCCTGACGCTGTACGCCGGCCAGTTCCGCGGCAATAGCCCGCGCAACGACGCCAGCATGGAAGACATGTCGATGAACGGCAAAGGTGCGTTCACCTCCGATCGTTTCAACTTCGGCGGCGGCGAGTACACCTTCAACGACAAGCGCACCATGATCGGCCTGTGGGATGCCCAGCTCAAAGACATCTACCACCAGCAATACCTCAATCTGACCCACAGCCAGCCGCTCGGCGACTGGACCCTGGGCGCCAACCTGGGCTACTTCATCGGCAAGGAAGACGGCGCAGAGCGCGCCGGCAAGCTGGACAACCGCACCGCCTCCGCCATGCTTTCGGCGCGCTACCAGGGCCACACCTTCTACGTGGGCCTGCAGAAGGTCAGCGGCGACGATGCCTGGATGCGGGTCAACGGTACCAGTGGCGGCACCCTGGCCAACGATAGCTACAACTCCAGCTTCGACAACGCCAAGGAGCGCTCCTGGCAGCTGCGCCATGACTTCAACTTCGCAACCGTTGGCGTGCCTGGGCTGACCCTGATGAACCGCTATATCAAGGGTGAAAACGTCACCGTGGGCAGCGTGGATGACGGCAAGGAATGGGCTCGCGAGACCGAACTGGCCTATGTGGTGCAGTCAGGCAGCTTCAAGGACCTGTCGGTGAAATGGCGCAACTCCACCATGCGCCGGGACTTCAGCACCAACGCCTTTGATGAGAACCGGCTGATTGTGAGTTACCCGCTGAATCTCCTTTGA
- a CDS encoding LysR family transcriptional regulator codes for MDLRQLRYFIALTEYRSFVRAAEAMGITQPAFSRAIQSLEHTFGCPLVDRASKALLPTPEGLVVLQHARRLVQGAAQLSNEVLQMTKLDAGELHFGSGPALAVRLVPDALRHFIEHHPGIRNSLLVDNAERLGQALRREQIEFFVDDIRPFEADPNFHTEPLSPRPGLFFCRPGHPLLAKDSLSTNDLFSYPLASALLAPGVRKRLANLSGRSDFIPHLQTEHLAILRSVVQASNAIGTASEEAVADDLAAGTLVRLHWRNLPPALEVLSVRCGVVSRSGYRLSPAARAMIETLVGLDTPVRAAAIR; via the coding sequence ATGGACCTCCGCCAGCTGCGCTACTTCATTGCCCTTACCGAATACCGCAGTTTCGTCCGTGCCGCCGAGGCCATGGGCATCACTCAACCCGCCTTCAGCCGCGCCATCCAGAGCCTGGAACACACGTTTGGCTGCCCGCTGGTAGACCGCGCCAGCAAGGCGCTGCTGCCAACGCCCGAGGGCCTGGTGGTGCTGCAACACGCCCGCCGCCTGGTGCAGGGCGCAGCACAACTGAGTAACGAAGTGCTGCAAATGACCAAGCTTGACGCCGGCGAGCTGCATTTCGGCAGTGGCCCGGCGCTGGCGGTACGCCTGGTTCCCGACGCCTTGCGCCACTTCATCGAGCACCACCCCGGCATCCGCAACTCGCTGCTGGTGGACAATGCCGAACGCCTGGGCCAGGCCCTGCGCCGCGAACAGATCGAGTTTTTCGTCGACGATATCCGACCGTTCGAAGCCGACCCCAACTTCCATACCGAGCCCCTGTCGCCACGCCCCGGCCTGTTTTTCTGCCGCCCGGGGCACCCATTACTGGCCAAGGACAGCCTCTCGACCAACGACCTGTTCAGCTATCCACTGGCCAGCGCCCTGCTCGCCCCCGGCGTGCGCAAGCGCCTGGCCAACCTGAGTGGGCGCAGCGATTTCATCCCGCACCTGCAAACCGAGCACCTGGCCATACTGCGCAGCGTGGTGCAGGCCAGCAACGCTATCGGCACGGCCAGCGAGGAGGCCGTGGCCGATGACCTTGCGGCTGGCACCCTGGTGCGCCTGCACTGGCGCAACCTGCCGCCGGCGCTGGAGGTACTGAGCGTGCGTTGCGGGGTGGTCAGCCGTAGCGGTTACCGGTTGTCGCCGGCGGCGCGGGCGATGATCGAGACACTGGTGGGGCTGGATACGCCAGTGCGGGCTGCTGCCATTCGCTGA
- a CDS encoding Mpo1 family 2-hydroxy fatty acid dioxygenase: protein MKTLVDHLSQYASYHRDPRNIATHFVGIPLIVLAVTILLSRPGGEVAGMWLSPALLAAAASVWFYLRLDLRFGLVMGLLLGLCLWVGQVLAVQTTTLWLSTGLAAFVAGWIIQFVGHYYEGRKPAFVDDISGLIIGPLFVVAEAAFMLGLCPNLKQAVENNAGPVAMR, encoded by the coding sequence ATGAAAACCCTCGTCGACCACCTGAGCCAATACGCCAGCTACCACCGCGACCCACGCAACATTGCCACCCACTTCGTCGGCATCCCGCTGATCGTGCTGGCAGTCACCATCCTGCTGTCACGCCCTGGCGGGGAGGTGGCTGGCATGTGGTTGTCCCCTGCCCTGCTGGCAGCGGCGGCCTCGGTGTGGTTCTACCTGCGCCTGGACCTGCGGTTCGGCCTGGTGATGGGGTTGCTGCTGGGCCTGTGCCTGTGGGTCGGCCAGGTGCTGGCCGTGCAGACAACTACGCTGTGGCTTAGCACCGGCCTGGCGGCATTCGTGGCGGGTTGGATCATCCAGTTCGTCGGCCATTACTACGAAGGCCGCAAACCTGCATTTGTCGACGATATCAGCGGCCTGATCATCGGGCCACTGTTCGTGGTGGCAGAAGCAGCGTTCATGCTGGGCCTGTGCCCGAACCTGAAACAGGCCGTAGAAAACAACGCAGGCCCGGTAGCCATGCGTTAG
- the pcaC gene encoding 4-carboxymuconolactone decarboxylase, which translates to MDEKQRYDAGMQVRRAVLGDAHVDRSLEKLNDFNGEFQEMITRHAWGDIWTRPGLPRHTRSLITIAMLIGMNRNDELKLHLRAAANNGVTRDEIKEVLMQSAIYCGIPAANATFHLAESVWDELGVESRQQ; encoded by the coding sequence ATGGATGAGAAACAACGTTACGACGCCGGCATGCAAGTGCGCCGTGCGGTGCTTGGCGATGCCCACGTGGACCGCAGCCTGGAAAAGCTCAATGACTTCAATGGCGAGTTCCAGGAGATGATCACCCGCCACGCCTGGGGTGATATCTGGACCCGCCCGGGCCTGCCCCGTCACACCCGCAGCCTGATCACCATTGCCATGCTGATCGGCATGAACCGTAACGATGAGCTGAAACTGCACCTGCGCGCGGCGGCCAACAATGGCGTGACCCGTGACGAGATCAAGGAAGTGCTGATGCAGAGTGCCATCTATTGCGGCATTCCGGCAGCCAACGCCACGTTCCACCTGGCTGAGTCGGTGTGGGATGAACTGGGTGTCGAGTCTCGGCAGCAGTAA
- the pcaD gene encoding 3-oxoadipate enol-lactonase: MAHLQLADGVLNYQIDGPENAPVLVLSNSLGTDLGMWDTQIPLWSQHFRVLRYDTRGHGASLVTEGPYSIEQLGRDVLALLDGLDIQKAHFVGLSMGGLIGQWLGINAGQRLHSLTLCNTAAKIASDEVWNPRIDTVLKGGQQAMVDLRDGSIARWFTPGFVQAQPEQAQRICQMLAQTSPQGYAANCAAVRDADYREQLGRIQVPALIVAGTQDVVTTPEHGRFMQAGIQGAEYVDFPAAHLSNVEIGEAFSRRVLDFLLAH, translated from the coding sequence GTGGCGCATTTGCAACTGGCCGATGGCGTTTTGAACTACCAGATCGATGGCCCGGAAAACGCCCCGGTGCTGGTCCTGTCCAACTCGCTGGGCACCGACCTGGGCATGTGGGACACCCAGATTCCCTTGTGGAGCCAGCACTTTCGTGTACTGCGCTACGACACCCGTGGCCACGGTGCCTCGTTGGTCACGGAAGGCCCCTACAGCATCGAGCAATTGGGTCGTGACGTGCTGGCGCTGCTTGACGGCCTGGACATTCAGAAAGCGCACTTTGTCGGCCTGTCGATGGGTGGCCTGATTGGCCAGTGGCTGGGCATCAACGCCGGCCAGCGCCTGCACAGCCTGACCCTGTGCAACACCGCCGCCAAGATCGCCAGTGACGAGGTGTGGAACCCCCGTATCGACACCGTGCTCAAGGGTGGCCAGCAGGCCATGGTCGACCTGCGCGATGGCTCTATCGCCCGCTGGTTCACCCCAGGCTTTGTCCAGGCCCAGCCTGAGCAAGCCCAGCGCATTTGCCAGATGCTGGCGCAAACCAGCCCGCAAGGTTATGCCGCCAACTGCGCAGCGGTGCGTGATGCCGATTACCGTGAACAACTGGGCCGCATCCAGGTGCCCGCGCTGATCGTTGCCGGTACACAAGACGTGGTCACCACCCCTGAGCATGGCCGCTTCATGCAGGCCGGTATCCAAGGTGCCGAGTACGTAGACTTCCCGGCAGCGCACCTGTCCAACGTCGAAATCGGGGAGGCGTTCAGCCGCCGTGTGCTCGACTTCCTGCTGGCTCACTGA
- a CDS encoding 3-carboxy-cis,cis-muconate cycloisomerase, translating to MTNQLFDAYFTAPAMREIFSDRGRLQGMLDFEAALARAEAAAGLVPHSAVAAIEAACQAERYDVGALANAIATAGNSAIPLVKALGKVIASGVPEAERYVHLGATSQDAMDTGLVLQLRDALDLIEADLGKLADTLSQQALKHADTPLVGRTWLQHATPVTLGMKLAGVLGALTRHRQRLRELRPRLLVLQFGGASGSLAALGSKAMPVAEALAEQLKLTLPEQPWHTQRDRLVEFASVLGLVAGSLGKFGRDISLLMQTEAGEVFEPSAPGKGGSSTMPHKRNPVGAAVLIGAATRVPGLVSTLFAAMPQEHERSLGLWHAEWETLPDICCLVSGALRQAQVIAEGMEVDAARMRRNLDLTQGLVLAEAVSIVLAQRLGRDRAHHLLEQCCQRAVAEQRHLRAVLGDEPQVSAELSAEELDRLLDPAHYLGQARVWVARAVSEHQHFTA from the coding sequence ATGACCAACCAACTGTTCGACGCCTACTTCACCGCGCCGGCCATGCGCGAGATTTTCTCCGACCGTGGCCGCCTGCAGGGCATGCTCGATTTCGAAGCCGCACTGGCCCGTGCCGAAGCCGCTGCCGGGCTGGTCCCGCACAGCGCCGTGGCTGCCATCGAAGCGGCATGCCAGGCCGAGCGCTATGACGTTGGTGCGCTAGCCAATGCCATCGCTACCGCTGGCAACTCGGCAATCCCGCTGGTGAAGGCGTTGGGCAAGGTGATTGCCAGTGGCGTGCCCGAGGCCGAGCGCTATGTGCACTTGGGCGCCACCAGCCAGGATGCGATGGACACCGGGTTGGTCCTGCAGTTGCGCGATGCCCTCGACCTGATCGAAGCCGACCTGGGTAAACTGGCCGATACCCTGTCGCAGCAGGCCTTGAAGCATGCTGATACGCCGTTGGTAGGTCGCACCTGGTTGCAACATGCCACCCCGGTGACCCTGGGCATGAAACTGGCCGGCGTGCTGGGTGCATTGACCCGTCACCGCCAGCGCCTGCGGGAACTGCGCCCGCGTTTGCTGGTGCTGCAGTTTGGCGGCGCGTCGGGCAGCCTGGCCGCCTTGGGCAGCAAGGCGATGCCGGTGGCCGAGGCCCTGGCCGAGCAGCTGAAGCTGACCCTGCCTGAACAACCCTGGCACACCCAGCGTGATCGCCTGGTGGAGTTTGCCTCGGTGCTGGGCCTGGTGGCCGGCAGCCTGGGCAAGTTCGGCCGCGATATCAGCTTGCTGATGCAAACCGAGGCTGGGGAGGTGTTCGAGCCTTCTGCGCCGGGCAAGGGCGGCTCTTCGACCATGCCGCACAAGCGCAACCCGGTGGGCGCTGCGGTGCTGATTGGTGCGGCTACCCGTGTGCCGGGGCTGGTGTCGACGCTGTTCGCTGCCATGCCCCAAGAACATGAGCGCAGCCTTGGCCTGTGGCATGCAGAATGGGAAACCCTCCCGGATATCTGCTGCCTGGTCTCCGGCGCGCTGCGCCAGGCCCAGGTCATTGCCGAGGGCATGGAAGTGGACGCAGCGCGCATGCGCCGTAACCTCGACCTGACCCAAGGGCTGGTGCTGGCAGAAGCGGTGAGTATTGTGCTTGCCCAGCGCCTGGGCCGCGACCGTGCCCACCACCTGCTCGAACAATGCTGCCAGCGCGCGGTGGCCGAGCAGCGCCACTTGCGTGCTGTGCTGGGTGACGAACCGCAGGTCAGTGCCGAGCTGTCTGCCGAAGAACTTGATCGCCTGCTCGACCCTGCCCATTACCTGGGCCAGGCCCGCGTCTGGGTGGCGCGCGCCGTATCCGAACATCAACATTTCACTGCCTGA